Genomic segment of Arachis hypogaea cultivar Tifrunner chromosome 11, arahy.Tifrunner.gnm2.J5K5, whole genome shotgun sequence:
CGTGCGTCATTACTTCACGGCAAAGACACTTCGAACTGACTCAAAATCCAACAATGCTAGAAGAAATTATGCATGCTAACTACATAGATTAGTTTCAGAAATTAAGCAGTTCCACTTATGTGGTTGATGGCTTGTAAGATgtgaaaaaagaggaagaaaaaggtcTAAGGGGAAGGAGGGAAAGGTCAATGATAGAGACTCACAGGATAAGAGGCATTGTTGAATTTGTTAAACATCTGAAAGCTCTCTATGTTTTGATTTGTAGTGTATGTTTGGATTAGagtttgtaaaattaattttcaatcaatgTGATCTTTGTAAACTTGATTTTATCAAACTTTTGAGTTTTGTATAATACTATAATAGGGAATTATAAGAAATCACCCTTGAAAACCAAAGATCCATCTTTAGTCTTAGCATTCCAATAATATGCCCACGAGTTACTTGACTTGAAGAATCACAATTTCACCATTCTCCCAAattcatatttataattaaactcaaacacaatcaaggaaaataacaaaattaaattcaagttataaataaaattatcaaactAAAACTTGAATAAGGATAATGTATTTGATCTTAACTATATAAAAAAAGTTGCTAAcatctactctcttcttttctgaGCAATTTAGCAAGCTATACATTTTGGTTGAAACAATAAAACGCATCCTTCTCTCATGAGAAACTAATAAATATatagataattttataatttaatttgtaaagATTAATCATAATTTCTTCCCCTTGTCTGTATATAGATGTATTATGTGTAGGACTGGAAGTGAGTCCCTCATGAGCCAGCTTGAGCTCGACTCATTAATAGCTCGATAACCTGAACTCGTGAGCTGGCGAGCCAAGCTTGAACTTGgatttgagctcataaattaaatgagtcgagcttGAACTTGGATAAgttcagctcattagctcgtgagctggctcgattatatatataatattaaaagtatagattaaatgcatataggttatgcgtattaataatttaatatatatatatatatatatatatatatatatatataatagtaatatataattgtagatatatattaatgttcttaattgtttaaaattttatagtcatttttatatataattttgatgtaggatataaataaaaaatttataattgatagatagacaatatattaattttttaaaatattttttaatatatatataagttataatttattggtatagaattatagattatattcCTATTATTTGAGCCAACTCATGAGCTCGAACTAACTCGTGAGCTTTCGTTGAGTCGAATTTGAGCTTACaaaataggctcgattgttaatgagtcgagccgtGAGCTAAACTTAATTttcgtgagccgagcttgagcttggtctagctcggCTCAACTCAACTCACTTCTAgccagtgacggatccagaaaatttttttagtgggggcaaaataataaaataataattcaaaataataacaaataatttagaATTCCATTCTTCTAAGtttcatattttgaaaagattgaatAATCTTTTCATTGTCAATACAATCAAATGTCTCTCTTTCTATGTATGTCactaaacaatcatttaaaaattcatctccCATACGGTTACGAAGTCGACTCTTTATGACGTTCATAGCAGAAAAAGTTCTTTCAACTGATGCAGTTGCTACAGGCAAAACTAAAGCCAACTTTAAAAGAAGAAACACTAATGGATAAACAATATTCTTTCGAGTCTCAACCAACTTCTGAGAAAGAGCACCAATTCCATTTAAGTCCGAGAAATGATCATCAGAATGCACATCTAGTATGAAGTTCTCAAGTTGACTGTCAAGTGCCAAAAGTTGAGTGGAAGAAAATTCTAATGGATAAAATTGAGCTAACTGGATCAACTTCTCCTTATCAAATGCAAAAAATGAGTGTCTTGGATTCAAACAAGCTATGCAAAGAAGCAATTCAGTATTCACCTCTGTAAAACGATtattgagttcttgaagttgtctATCAACTACTTGATAAAATATCTCAACTTGAAAATGATGcaaatttgatatcttttgagCTTTGCGTCTTGATCTTCCTTGTGACACAAATATATCATCCATGATTGGAACAATAATATCATGTTTGTCACAAAACAGTGAGACTTCATCAAGTAAAAGAGACCAACCATCATCTCTTATATTTTGCAATCATTACTTAGACACTTTGACTAATGCCATAGCATTTACAATATCTTGATCATTCCTTTGTAACGCCTGAGATAACTCATTAGTAACTCCCAAGATATTTTTCATCAAGTGCAAGTTGAAAATGAATTCAAAGGATTGAATGACATTCAATAAATGACATGCTTCAGCTCTTTGTTCTGAATTATTTCTATCTTCCTCAACATATTCAAGAACATTAACCACagaaggaaataaagaaattaatctaAGTATAGTTCCATAGTGTGAACCCCATCTAGTGTCTCCAGCTCTTTTTAAAGCTGTTTCTTGATTCAAACCACGCCCACTAGAAATTTCTCCACTCTTTAATGCTTCAATTATCTTAGTCATCTAATTATCACGAAGTATATCTCTTCGTTTACACGAAACTCCAATAACATTGCACAAATTGGTTAACAAATTAAAAAGCAAAGCAATTTCAACTTATTTTTTTACAACCGTTACAAGAGCTAACTGAAGTTGGTGGGCAAAGCAATGTACATAGAAAGCATAAGAATTTTCTTTCAATATCAAAGTTTTCAAACCATTAAATTCTCCTTGCATGTTACTTGCACCATCATATCCTTGTCCACGTACTCTTGATAAACTTAAATTATATGTTTCTAATAATGACTCCAATGCTAATTTTAGAGATAAAGCATTAGTATTAGAAACATGAACAAGACCAAAAAAATGCTCCCTAACTTGTCCTTCTTTGTTCACATACCTTAAGCAAACTGACATTTGCTCCTTAATGGAAATGTCGCAGGCTTCATCAACCAATACAGCAAATAATTCATCACCAAGATCATCAACAATGACTTTTGTCGTTTTCCTTGCAGCAGCTCTTACAATGTCTTTTTGGATTGAGGGTGCTATTAGTTTAAGATTTTCACGAGCATTTTTGAAAGCACGATCAATCTCTTCATTATGTTGCGCAAGAAAGTTTAGAAGTTCCAAAAAATTTCCTTGGTTAACAGAATCATCCGTCTCATCATTACCACAAAAGGTCAATCCTTGTCGCAAAAGAAATCTAATACAATCAATTGTTGCTGTCAAGTgaatttgataattatttttagcTTGCTCAGATTGTTTTTCAATAGCAGCAGTGATGTGTTGTTTTGGTCTCATAAGTGCTTCACATTTTCTCTAAGCCTGATTATGAGCGCTATCATGAATCCCAACATGAATTTGTAGTCTCTCCTTCTTTTTCCAATTTGAAAAGCCATTAGTTACAAAAGCATCACCACCTTCAGTCTCGGATTTCATAAGGTAACAACAAAGACAAAAAACAGCATCTTTTGATATACTATACTCTAACCAGTTGCCATAGTCATCAAACCAATTAGGATTAAATCTTCGAAAAGAAGAACCATAAGCAGTTTGTGGAAAATCATGAGTCCTTGGTTGACAAGGACCTTTTTGCAAATATGCACATCTAACTTTGTCTCTGTCATTCGGGTGATAACTTGAAATCTTTGGTCGTTGTCCTGGATCTGCTATAAGACTCTCTACTTCGAATTCTAAAAACCTCCTTTTATTAGAAGAGGTCGATGAATTATTTTGAGATCCAATCTCCAATGACGAGGTTCTTTTGAAATACTTCTCCATTACtaataagataaaattataaatctaagttaattaattaataaaaaagttcacaattctatacaaattaaaaattataaatacaaaattgatATACATATGTCATTTAAATAAATTTCCAAGTTCcaacaaaaataacaacaactaaTATCCCAATCCGTTCTAAGCTCTTGCAGTGCTGATGCACACCTGATGATGAGACAGAATTGCTATAGGCCTGCCTATAAATGCCATCTAAGTCAATGAGGTAATATTACTCATTGAGCCATTGTTCAACATTGGTAGAATAGTAGTCCAGACTCCAGAAACAGAAATTGAGCATATAAACTTATTTCAAAGGCCCTGTAAGGCTGTAATGAAATTTAAACAATACTATATAAACTTATTTCAAAGCTCATATAAACAATATCATATGATATAATGAGTCTTTACATATCAGATATTAGTCTTCATTTTTTTCCATCTTAAGCAAGTAGGAAAGACCAAAAGACGCAATCTTTATatatcaaagaagaaaaaaaggagtATAGTGTAAATGAATAAAATTCAATCCCAATTCACaaattaacaaacaaattaatcCAAGAAGTGAATAAGTgaattaacaaacaaattaatcAAACTAAACTTGCAAAGTTGCAATTACATCAGAACAAATtcaatcacaaattcacaattaaCAAACCAACTAAATCAATTATCAAACAAATTAATCCAATTAGCAAATAAGTGAATAAACAGAATTGCAGATTGCTGAATCATGATTCATGAATGTACCAAGAAATAGAATAATTCAAGACTGAATCTGAACAGCTGAACTCTAGGAACTAAGAAGCAAAAGTGCAGAACCCAATAGACAGTAGCGGTGTTGGCGTGCAACGTTCAGCGGCAGCAGGACGAAGACGAAAGGTAGGCGTTCTCTACTGAAGTCTGAAGAGTGAAAATCGAAGAGAGAAGAGGAACTCAGATTCGCAGATTCGCAGtattcgaagaagaagaagaagaagaagaagaaggcacaAGGCAGAAGCCAGAAGGGGATGCGGTCGTTCGGAGACGCGGCACGGCAGCAGTGAGCCAGTGACTCTGGACTCTGGAGACACGAGGGCGGAGACGTAAGCGAGGAGAGAACCGTGACACTGTCTGAAACGCGGAGTGGTGGGCTGGTGCTTGATGGCATGCGACACAGCAACTGGCGGCTGGAGCCTGGAGGGAGGGCTGGAGCAGATGAAGAAGATTGGGGAAAAAGAAGGGTTAGGGATTTAGTTTGAAGTGGGGTCTGGGTCCTGGggtcaaaattaattatatactGGGGGCAATTTAGACATTTCACTAAGAACTACTAAGACATTTTTGGAATTTCACTGGGGGCAGTTGCCCCCACTCCCCAATGAATACATCCGTCCCTGCTTCCAGCCCTAATTATGTGTAGCTTTACACTCTGTTTGGTTTGTGTGTATGTCAGGCCAGCCAAGACATAGACACAGTGGCGTGTCTCTTGTTTGGTTTGTGagacacaaaaaataaaagacaTGCTTACACATAGGGGCACACATAATACACGTATTTCATGTCTCAATGAAATGATGAGACACAGACAAAGAGTGATGGACACTTATctgaattattttttactattttatccttattaaaattttaacttccagacttcttcttctacctttgaCAAACCCTAACAAGTCTCAAAATTTTTTGTGGAGCTTTCTCATTGATGGCTACTTTTGTGGAGCTTCTCTAACCTTTTTCTGTTCTTGAAAACTCCACTAAAGGTTTGAGATTATGCTATCCATCTCTATTATTATctcaagttttttatttttgtcttcccTTGCTTTGTTACCATGAACTTTAATAcattttgttttgaaaaaaatagtgGTGTGTGAATAAAGGAACAAATAATACTGGTAGGCTGTGAAGTATTGTGAATGTTGAAATTTGTTTTGGAGATTAATGTGAGATGATAAGCAAATTAGAAGTATCAtgaattttattgttgtttaGTTAATATTTGGAGCTATTATCTGATTATGGTAAGGGTTAGTATGAGGAATGCCTATAAAGTTTCAAccaataattcaataatatttgTCATAGTCTGGTTGTCTTTCTTGTATTTTCAAACAGCAAGAAAACTATTTATGTTGTATGAGTAGCAAGCAATTTTTGGAATGTATTGTTTTATAAAAAGCACATAGTTTACATGTCTTTTATCTTTACCAGAAAAATTTATGAGTTTAGACTTAAAATTGCATTAGATTTAAAGTTCAAGTTGTTGTCTTTTCTAAATTTGAAAGTTTTGAAATATTAATGAGAAAATTTAGAAGCTTTTATATAAGTATGAAATTCAGTGTGGGTCATGGATCTTTTATTTTGTGAAGTTGGAAGTTTAAAGTATTGAATtcaagttttttattttgtttttttataatttagagcaTTGGTTTGGGGAAAAAGTCTTTGATCCCAGTCCACTCTAGAGTTGCTAGCTCTGCTTCTTTTGGATTTGTTATGGTCACTATATAAAGCTTATTTGAATGTTTTGGTGCtggatatttatatttatttatttttacgcaTTTACTTTTTATTGTTTGTTAGGAAGTGATGATGGATCGTTCCGAGCAAATTAAGTTATGTGTTGGATATTACTGGATTATGAGAATGCAATTTGACacgttaatgttattttttttagttactttatatatgtatgttaggAATAGAAGGCGGAGTCATTCTTCGATTGGTCAAAGAGTGAACATATTGCCATTAAGGAGAGATGCATTAGATAATATCATTGGGGCAGGTGGAGATAGAAATTGCATATGGGAGTTACGAATGAGTTTGAATGCATTTGCCAATTTGTGTGAATTGCTAAATGTTCAGGGTGAGTTGGACGAAGATGGTCATGTTGGCATAGGCGAGCAAGTAGCTACTTTCTTAATCATATTAACTCATCATACCAAAAATCGTAGCGTACAAGTTAGGTTCTATAGGTTTGGTGAAACTATAAGTAGGTATTTTCACAAGATATTGTTTTCAGTTTTGCGTGTTCAAAGTATATTATTTGCAACGGTAGATCTTGTATTGGAAGATTGTGTGGATCCCAGATGGAAATGGTTTAAGGTAGGTCTTTTTTATAGCTTAAATTCTTGCTGGTCAAGTTTATCTGGTGtgtaataacaatttttttaacatttgatAGGGTTGTCTAAGAGCATTAGATGAAACTTACATAGATGTCATTGTTCCGAAGAATGATAAATCTAGATATCAGACAAGGAAATCTAGAATATCCACCAATGTCTTAGAAGTTTGCAATCGGAATATGAATTTCGTCTATGTCCTTAGCGGTTGGGAAGGATCGGCATCTGATTCAAGGATATTTAAGGATGCAATTGATGTTGATGAAGCCGACACAATTGATGTTGCGAAAAATAGCCACAAATAGACTCAATGGCGTGAGAACCTAGCAACAGAAATGTGGAACGTATAGAGAGGAGAACATGGcgcataaaatttttatttttgctagttttatgatgtatgcATACAATTGTTGTCGACTATTATTATATTTGAATTCATTTGAATTTTTTTCCTTGTGGCATATGTATTTGCCAATTCAGTTTGATGACTTGTATTCTAATTAAAGACACAACTAGACAAGAGTTTGTTTTAATGGTTTTAAAAGATGTTAAATGTctataatattattgaaaatgTTGAAGCATGTTGATATTGTGctagtaattatttattttaatagtcCTACTCCATCCCAAGATGTAAGTAGTACTTTTCTACTATAAATGTATTATTAAGTATTAGTTTGCTGTGAGTGATAGTTTGCTATAAATCTGCtagtaatttattaaaaattctgCTATATTCGTATTAGTAAATTTGTGCTCATTGTCATAGCAATTCTTGTATAGTCCTGAAAATAATTTTACTATATGGTgctcttttttattattgtgcATATATATTATCGAGCAGCAAATGGGTATGGTAGATGCTTCTTAGCATTGGCTTCTTTTTCGATAGTTAATTCTACACACGGTACTTTTTTATCGATGAGCCATGCCTTCCTCTTTCTTTCTGTTAAACAGAATCTAACAAACACACTCACAACAATTAAGACAaacaattaagaagaagaagGGCACCGCACAGCAGCAGCAGAAGAAGATCGCACAGAGGACCACACAGAATAGCGAAAAAGGAAGATGTCAACTAGGGAGAAGGGAGATTTTTGAGAGTTTGAAGTGAGGGGGAGAAACCCTCGATTCAATTTGGGATTTCTGCCTCTCTttggtctttttttttaaatgattgaattttcaatttaaattaaaaagataaaatagtcattttaattatatagtgttcttgtattttattaatcaaatataatattaGACACTATGTTACTGTCATGTTTATTATATTCAAACATTATACATAAACTAacacaaatattttatatctatgtctCAAGTATTTATATCTTAATGTCTATGTCTAAGTACATACACAAACCAAATAAAACATTTATAGATTATGGTTAGAT
This window contains:
- the LOC114924688 gene encoding uncharacterized protein — its product is MRPKQHITAAIEKQSEQAKNNYQIHLTATIDCIRFLLRQGLTFCGNDETDDSVNQGNFLELLNFLAQHNEEIDRAFKNARENLKLIAPSIQKDIVRAAARKTTKVIVDDLGDELFAVLVDEACDISIKEQMSVCLRYVNKEGQVREHFFGLVHVSNTNALSLKLALESLLETYNLSLSRVRGQGYDGAISLFCDKHDIIVPIMDDIFVSQGRSRRKAQKISNLHHFQVEIFYQVVDRQLQELNNRFTEVNTELLLCIACLNPRHSFFAFDKEKLIQLAQFYPLEFSSTQLLALDSQLENFILDVHSDDHFSDLNGIGALSQKLVETRKNIVYPLVFLLLKLALVLPVATASVERTFSAMNVIKSRLRNRMGDEFLNDCLVTYIERETFDCIDNEKIIQSFQNMKLRRMEF